Proteins from a genomic interval of Diaminobutyricimonas aerilata:
- a CDS encoding GNAT family N-acetyltransferase, whose product MLDGVSFGRAVDSDVAAITGLVRTAYQLYVPRMGREPAPMGADFAGLVAAGRVTVARAAGVVMGVMVTEPRLDHLLIGNLAVSDAVRGRGVGGALLRVAESEARELGLAELRLYTNVTMTENLEYYPRRGFREVDRRTEDGFDRVFFVRELPPA is encoded by the coding sequence GTGCTGGATGGGGTGAGCTTCGGTCGCGCCGTCGACAGCGACGTGGCCGCAATCACGGGCCTTGTTCGTACGGCGTACCAGTTGTACGTGCCGAGGATGGGGCGCGAACCGGCTCCGATGGGTGCCGACTTCGCAGGGCTTGTCGCCGCGGGCCGGGTGACGGTCGCGCGGGCCGCCGGCGTCGTTATGGGCGTGATGGTCACGGAGCCGCGTCTCGACCACCTGCTCATCGGCAACCTCGCCGTCTCGGATGCGGTGCGCGGCCGCGGAGTCGGCGGGGCGCTCCTGAGGGTCGCAGAGTCCGAGGCGCGAGAGCTGGGCCTTGCCGAGCTGCGGCTCTACACGAACGTCACGATGACGGAGAACCTCGAGTACTACCCGCGCCGCGGATTCCGCGAGGTGGACCGACGTACGGAGGACGGGTTCGACCGGGTGTTCTTCGTCCGTGAACTGCCTCCCGCGTGA
- a CDS encoding SdrD B-like domain-containing protein, giving the protein MAAISSTLLVSAGLLAAAPIAASAATIDGAITSVSTDKTSYGYTERVALDFEWAVPDTAEQGDSFALQLPDQLKAVSKATFELPAPDGAAVAKAVWSDKKVEFTLTDYVETHDGVHGTGFLTAQWDHSKITDTTAPLVLDFGGGKVVTVDIGDKPAPPAPCQTNCGPQSPRTERGLYKAGSWTDGEYEGTRDAKNNIHWWVELPGNPQGFNGPITVVDTPNAGMVIECSTLVVQTFPSLVGGTPRTPVDPSRYTLDCNEGGFTLTLDRIGPSEFINVEYKGTITDQRLGAYGNNVKMTIAGTTTEKTVTRKRTAAGGNGDGYQSVSVGDLVWLDTDRDGIQTVGEAGIPGVTVKLTGPEGTAVTDVTGKPVAPVKTNAYGLYSFVNLPILPAGQHYTVTIDRAASADALRGLVPTVAGAGDDRASDSASWTADSTDLTVNQAKDLTLDFGFVTPRVSVGDYVWLDGDRDGRQGEDESGIEGVTLTLTGPDGAAVTDVAGVPVAPVVTDAEGAYVFENLPVLPEGEHYTVSIDREASATALDRLEPTIAGEGDAERDSSLWAESSVDLTDDGDHDPTLDFGFIEARVSVGDYVWLDADRDGRQGDDESGIEGVTLTLTGPDGAAVTDVAGEPVAPVVTDAEGAYVFENLPVLPEGEHYTVSIDREASATALFGVEPTTAGEGDLEGDSSTWTVESGDLPHDGDHDPTLDFGFAALELPTLPLPEEPQPTVTPAVTPAGTHLASTGAEVALPLGAAALLLLLGAAAVLIRRRGVITED; this is encoded by the coding sequence GTGGCCGCGATCTCGAGCACTCTGCTCGTGAGCGCCGGCCTGCTCGCTGCTGCCCCCATCGCCGCTTCCGCCGCCACGATCGACGGAGCCATCACCTCAGTCAGCACCGACAAGACCAGCTACGGCTACACCGAGCGCGTCGCCCTCGACTTCGAATGGGCCGTGCCCGACACCGCCGAACAGGGCGACTCCTTCGCCCTGCAGCTGCCCGATCAGCTCAAGGCCGTCAGCAAGGCGACGTTCGAGCTTCCCGCCCCCGACGGCGCGGCCGTCGCGAAGGCCGTGTGGAGCGACAAGAAGGTGGAGTTCACGCTCACCGACTACGTCGAGACCCACGACGGCGTGCACGGCACCGGGTTCCTCACCGCCCAGTGGGACCACTCGAAGATCACCGACACGACCGCTCCGCTCGTGCTCGATTTCGGCGGCGGCAAGGTCGTGACCGTCGACATCGGCGACAAGCCGGCCCCTCCGGCACCGTGCCAGACCAACTGCGGCCCGCAGTCCCCGCGCACCGAACGCGGCCTGTACAAGGCCGGCTCGTGGACCGACGGCGAGTACGAAGGCACCCGCGACGCGAAGAACAACATCCACTGGTGGGTCGAGTTGCCGGGCAACCCGCAGGGCTTCAACGGACCGATCACCGTGGTCGACACCCCCAACGCCGGCATGGTGATCGAGTGCTCCACCCTGGTGGTGCAGACCTTCCCGAGCCTCGTCGGCGGTACACCGCGCACCCCGGTCGACCCGTCCCGCTACACACTCGACTGCAATGAGGGTGGTTTCACCCTCACCCTCGACCGCATCGGCCCGAGCGAATTCATCAACGTCGAGTACAAGGGCACCATCACCGACCAGCGTCTCGGCGCGTACGGCAACAACGTCAAGATGACGATCGCCGGCACCACGACCGAGAAGACGGTGACGCGTAAGCGCACCGCCGCGGGCGGCAACGGCGACGGCTACCAGAGCGTCTCCGTCGGCGACCTCGTGTGGCTCGACACCGATCGCGACGGCATCCAGACCGTGGGCGAGGCGGGCATCCCCGGCGTCACCGTGAAGCTCACCGGACCCGAGGGCACCGCCGTGACGGATGTGACCGGCAAGCCGGTCGCGCCGGTGAAGACCAACGCGTACGGGCTCTACTCGTTCGTGAACCTGCCGATCCTCCCGGCGGGCCAGCACTACACGGTCACGATCGACCGCGCCGCGTCGGCGGACGCGCTCCGCGGCCTCGTCCCCACCGTCGCGGGTGCGGGCGACGATCGCGCGAGCGACTCCGCCTCGTGGACCGCGGACTCCACCGACCTCACGGTCAACCAGGCGAAGGACCTCACGCTCGACTTCGGTTTCGTGACCCCGCGCGTGTCGGTCGGCGACTACGTGTGGCTGGATGGCGACCGTGACGGCCGTCAGGGCGAGGACGAGTCGGGCATCGAGGGCGTCACGCTCACGCTGACCGGTCCGGACGGTGCCGCGGTGACCGACGTCGCCGGTGTGCCGGTGGCCCCCGTGGTGACCGACGCCGAGGGTGCGTACGTGTTCGAGAACCTGCCGGTGCTGCCGGAGGGCGAGCACTACACGGTCTCGATCGACCGCGAGGCATCCGCCACCGCGCTCGACCGCCTCGAGCCGACGATCGCCGGGGAGGGCGACGCCGAGCGCGACTCGTCGCTGTGGGCCGAGTCCTCGGTCGACCTGACCGACGACGGCGACCACGACCCGACGCTCGACTTCGGCTTCATCGAGGCCCGCGTCTCGGTCGGCGACTACGTGTGGCTGGATGCGGACCGTGACGGCCGTCAGGGCGACGACGAGTCGGGCATCGAGGGCGTCACGCTCACGCTGACCGGTCCGGACGGTGCCGCGGTGACCGACGTCGCCGGTGAGCCGGTCGCCCCCGTGGTGACCGACGCCGAGGGTGCGTACGTGTTCGAGAACCTGCCGGTGCTGCCGGAGGGTGAGCACTACACGGTCTCGATCGACCGCGAGGCATCCGCCACCGCGCTCTTCGGCGTCGAGCCGACGACCGCCGGCGAGGGCGACCTCGAGGGCGACTCCTCCACCTGGACCGTCGAATCCGGCGACCTGCCCCACGACGGTGACCACGACCCGACGCTCGACTTCGGCTTCGCCGCGCTCGAGCTGCCCACGCTGCCCCTCCCCGAGGAGCCGCAGCCGACGGTCACCCCGGCGGTCACCCCCGCCGGTACCCACCTCGCGAGCACGGGAGCGGAGGTGGCGCTCCCCCTGGGCGCCGCCGCGCTGCTCCTGCTGCTCGGCGCCGCCGCGGTGCTCATCCGCCGCCGTGGCGTGATCACCGAGGACTGA
- the purD gene encoding phosphoribosylamine--glycine ligase, whose amino-acid sequence MKILVLGSGAREHAIVTALLRENAGHEITAAPGNAGIAADVEVVALDSTRGSIVADYALDNDIQLVVIGPEAPLVAGVADVVRQRGIAVFGPSKAAAQLEGSKAFAKRVMDAAGVPTGRAVRAGTLEEATAALDEFGAPYVVKADGLAAGKGVIVTPAREEALAHAHHYLQQGSVLVEEFLDGQEVSLFLLSDGHDVLPLSPAQDYKRLLDGDAGPNTGGMGAYSPLPWLPEGFVDEVIDTIALPTIRQLENEGTPFIGLLYCGLIVTADGIRVIEFNARFGDPETQVVLPRLETPLSELLFAASTGGLGRLPYPKFSPEVAVTVVLASEGYPESPQTGRELRGLDALEGVTVNHAATVRDGERLLASGGRVLSVVATAPDFVEARRRVYTALERIELEGGQYRRDIAERVAR is encoded by the coding sequence GTGAAGATCCTCGTACTCGGTTCGGGCGCGCGGGAGCACGCCATCGTCACCGCTCTGCTGCGTGAGAACGCCGGGCACGAGATCACCGCGGCTCCCGGGAACGCCGGAATCGCCGCCGATGTCGAGGTCGTGGCGCTCGACTCGACCCGCGGCTCGATCGTGGCCGACTACGCGCTCGACAACGACATCCAACTCGTCGTCATCGGCCCGGAGGCCCCTCTCGTCGCGGGCGTCGCGGATGTGGTGCGGCAGCGCGGCATCGCCGTGTTCGGCCCGTCGAAGGCGGCCGCACAGCTCGAGGGCAGCAAGGCCTTCGCGAAGCGGGTGATGGATGCCGCCGGCGTGCCCACCGGTCGCGCGGTGCGTGCGGGCACCCTCGAGGAGGCGACAGCAGCGCTCGACGAGTTCGGCGCCCCCTACGTGGTGAAGGCCGACGGGCTCGCGGCCGGGAAGGGCGTCATCGTCACGCCGGCCCGCGAGGAGGCGCTCGCCCACGCCCACCACTACCTCCAGCAGGGCAGCGTGCTCGTCGAGGAGTTCCTCGACGGACAGGAGGTGTCGCTGTTCCTGCTCAGCGACGGCCACGATGTGCTGCCGCTGAGCCCCGCGCAGGACTACAAGCGACTCCTCGACGGCGACGCCGGCCCGAACACCGGCGGCATGGGCGCCTACTCGCCGCTGCCGTGGCTGCCCGAAGGCTTCGTCGACGAGGTCATCGACACGATCGCCCTGCCGACCATCCGGCAGCTCGAGAACGAGGGCACCCCCTTCATCGGTCTGCTCTACTGCGGACTCATCGTCACCGCGGACGGCATCCGCGTGATCGAGTTCAACGCGCGCTTCGGCGATCCGGAGACGCAGGTGGTGCTTCCGCGACTGGAGACGCCGCTGAGCGAGCTGCTGTTCGCCGCCTCGACCGGCGGCCTCGGCCGCCTGCCGTATCCGAAGTTCTCCCCCGAGGTCGCCGTCACCGTGGTGCTCGCGAGCGAGGGCTACCCGGAGAGCCCGCAGACCGGTCGGGAGCTGCGCGGACTCGACGCGCTCGAGGGCGTCACCGTCAACCATGCGGCGACCGTGCGCGACGGCGAGCGCCTGCTCGCCTCGGGCGGCCGGGTGCTGAGCGTCGTCGCGACCGCGCCGGACTTCGTCGAGGCGCGCCGCCGCGTGTACACCGCACTCGAGCGCATCGAACTCGAGGGCGGCCAATACCGCCGCGACATCGCCGAGCGGGTCGCCCGGTGA
- a CDS encoding phosphoribosylaminoimidazolesuccinocarboxamide synthase: protein MNGWRHVYSGKVRDLFEPTDGSIDRMLLVASDRVSAFDHILEPVIPGKGAALTEITLWWFGQLADVPNHVLPDAVPDEVAGRAMVAKRLEMFPIECVVRGYLSGSGLKEYRATQSVCGVPLPAGLADGDRLPEPIFTPAFKAPQGEHDENITFERTVELVGAEAAAALRDASLDIFRRASAIAEQRGVILADTKFEFGTDADGTLTLADEVLTPDSSRYWDAEVYAAGNRTESFDKQIVRNWLAANWDGEGTPPTLPDEIVERTAARYRELVDRLTA from the coding sequence GTGAACGGCTGGCGTCACGTCTACTCGGGCAAGGTGCGTGACCTCTTCGAACCGACCGACGGCTCGATCGATCGGATGCTGCTCGTCGCGAGCGACCGGGTGAGCGCGTTCGACCACATCCTCGAACCCGTCATCCCGGGCAAGGGCGCGGCGCTCACCGAGATCACCCTGTGGTGGTTCGGGCAGCTCGCCGACGTGCCCAACCACGTGCTGCCGGATGCGGTGCCGGATGAGGTCGCCGGCCGGGCGATGGTCGCGAAGCGGCTCGAGATGTTCCCGATCGAGTGCGTCGTGCGCGGCTACCTCTCGGGCAGCGGACTCAAGGAGTACCGGGCGACGCAGAGCGTGTGCGGCGTGCCCCTCCCCGCCGGACTCGCCGACGGCGACCGGCTGCCCGAGCCGATCTTCACTCCGGCGTTCAAGGCGCCCCAGGGCGAGCACGACGAGAACATCACGTTCGAACGCACCGTCGAGCTCGTCGGCGCGGAAGCCGCCGCCGCGCTGCGGGATGCGAGCCTCGACATCTTCCGTCGCGCATCCGCCATCGCGGAGCAGCGCGGGGTCATCCTCGCCGACACGAAGTTCGAGTTCGGCACGGACGCCGACGGCACGCTCACCCTCGCGGACGAGGTGCTGACCCCCGACAGCAGCCGTTACTGGGACGCCGAGGTGTACGCCGCCGGCAACCGCACGGAGAGCTTCGACAAGCAGATCGTGCGCAACTGGCTCGCGGCGAACTGGGACGGCGAGGGTACTCCCCCCACGCTGCCCGACGAGATCGTCGAGCGCACTGCGGCTCGCTACCGCGAGCTCGTCGACCGGCTCACCGCATGA
- a CDS encoding GNAT family N-acetyltransferase, whose product MSTEGLDAVFEVRAVPWDDPDAERLRAAQRAEIAERYGTPDSEPGVAPSAADITHFVVAYVGDEPAGCGGLRRIDENHGEIKRMFVAPAHRGTGVSRAVLAALDATAAGFDWDRLVLETGDQQPDAVRFYEREGFTRIPNFGHYVGHDASLCYERKVRP is encoded by the coding sequence ATGAGCACCGAGGGCCTCGACGCCGTGTTCGAGGTGCGTGCGGTGCCTTGGGACGACCCGGACGCGGAGCGCCTGCGCGCCGCCCAGCGCGCGGAGATCGCCGAGCGCTACGGCACCCCCGACTCGGAACCCGGCGTCGCGCCGAGCGCGGCCGACATCACCCACTTCGTCGTCGCCTACGTCGGCGACGAGCCGGCCGGCTGCGGCGGACTGCGGCGCATCGACGAGAACCACGGCGAGATCAAGCGGATGTTCGTGGCCCCCGCCCACCGCGGCACCGGCGTCTCCCGCGCGGTGCTCGCCGCGCTCGACGCCACCGCGGCCGGATTCGACTGGGACCGGCTCGTGCTCGAGACCGGCGACCAGCAACCCGACGCCGTCCGGTTCTACGAGCGTGAGGGATTCACGCGCATCCCGAACTTCGGGCACTACGTCGGCCACGACGCGTCCCTCTGCTACGAACGGAAGGTGCGCCCGTGA
- a CDS encoding serine hydrolase domain-containing protein, translating to MSVLPTSTPERQGIPSAAVAALLDELSTVTPAVHSIVIVRHGHVVTRAGWAPYRPDRPHAMYSVSKSFTATAIGMLVDDGLLDLDARVLDLFADSAPEHPASNLRQVTVRHLLTMSIGSEEPMMRGLDEHPERAWMQTFLASPFTEEPGAVFQYNSGATFALSAIVQKVTGQRTLDFLRPRLLDPLSITDADWQQSPEGIDVGGWGLSIDADAMARFGELYLRGGVWQGERLLSQEWVDQATSTQISTAHWDKIDSQQGYGFQFWRARHGYRADGAYGQVVVVLPEQDAVVAITAGVADTQRMFDAIWAHLLPAFDTTAEPVELPVLSLPRPDGAPVTDRLVRVRLESNSLGVTEVTVADEGLVVDGVPVPGASDGWVDAELPLPAPLAARLHMGISDDGRGEPHPVGVAAAWTSPATLEVRMWWTAGPFGSTLTIDTTAGTARVAYSFTDGNLTPATVTATVEEPPA from the coding sequence GTGAGCGTCCTGCCCACCAGCACCCCGGAGCGGCAGGGCATCCCCTCGGCCGCCGTCGCCGCGCTGCTCGATGAGTTGTCGACGGTGACTCCGGCGGTGCACTCGATCGTGATCGTCCGGCACGGGCACGTCGTCACGCGCGCCGGGTGGGCTCCGTATCGACCCGACCGCCCGCACGCCATGTACTCGGTGAGCAAGAGCTTCACGGCCACCGCGATCGGCATGCTCGTCGATGACGGGCTGCTCGACCTCGACGCCCGCGTGCTCGACCTCTTCGCGGATTCGGCCCCCGAGCATCCGGCCTCGAATCTGCGGCAGGTCACGGTGCGGCACCTGCTCACCATGTCGATCGGCTCGGAGGAGCCGATGATGCGCGGGCTCGACGAGCATCCGGAGCGCGCGTGGATGCAGACCTTCCTCGCGTCGCCGTTCACCGAGGAACCGGGCGCGGTCTTCCAGTACAACAGCGGGGCCACCTTCGCGCTGTCGGCGATCGTGCAGAAGGTCACCGGGCAGCGCACGCTCGATTTCCTGCGACCTCGACTGCTCGACCCGCTCTCGATCACCGACGCGGACTGGCAGCAGTCGCCGGAGGGCATCGACGTCGGCGGGTGGGGTCTCAGCATCGACGCGGACGCGATGGCGCGCTTCGGCGAGCTGTACCTGCGCGGCGGGGTGTGGCAGGGCGAACGGCTGCTCTCGCAGGAGTGGGTCGACCAGGCGACCTCGACGCAGATCTCGACCGCGCACTGGGACAAGATCGACTCGCAGCAGGGCTACGGCTTCCAGTTCTGGCGCGCCCGCCACGGCTACCGCGCCGACGGCGCCTACGGCCAGGTGGTCGTCGTGCTGCCGGAGCAGGATGCGGTGGTCGCCATCACCGCCGGGGTCGCCGACACGCAGCGGATGTTCGACGCGATCTGGGCGCACCTGCTGCCGGCCTTCGACACGACGGCGGAGCCGGTCGAGCTGCCCGTCCTGTCCCTGCCGCGACCCGACGGCGCCCCGGTGACGGACCGGCTCGTGCGCGTGCGGCTCGAGTCCAACTCGCTCGGGGTCACCGAGGTCACGGTCGCCGACGAGGGACTCGTGGTCGACGGCGTGCCCGTGCCCGGCGCATCCGACGGCTGGGTCGACGCGGAACTGCCGCTGCCCGCACCGCTCGCCGCCCGCCTGCACATGGGCATCTCCGACGACGGACGCGGGGAGCCGCATCCGGTCGGCGTCGCCGCCGCCTGGACGTCACCCGCCACCCTCGAGGTGCGGATGTGGTGGACGGCCGGACCGTTCGGCTCGACCCTCACGATCGACACGACCGCGGGCACCGCCCGGGTCGCGTACTCGTTCACCGACGGCAACCTCACCCCCGCCACCGTCACGGCGACGGTCGAGGAGCCGCCCGCCTGA
- a CDS encoding VOC family protein: MTDRLAADTAMGPVTLDVADLDGMTAYYRDAVTLDVIGSEGAVVTLGRGDVPVIRLRHSPELRHAAPRQAGLFHTAILFDSEAALAAAVYNVATRHPGSFTGSSDHLVSKAFYFDDPERNGVELYWDRDRSQWSWVHGRIEMSTLFLDPNAFLQQNLTQQALDDPSTSRPVVGHVHLSVGDVDAARDFYVEKLGFETTAELPGSALFVSAGGYHHHMAMNVWNSAGAGRRQRTLGLGQVDIVVPSDDDLGALTERMRHSGVEARDDGRTVAFDDPWANLIRVTTPDRG; encoded by the coding sequence ATGACCGATCGACTCGCCGCCGACACCGCGATGGGACCGGTGACGCTCGACGTCGCGGACCTCGACGGCATGACCGCGTACTACCGCGACGCCGTCACGCTCGACGTGATCGGATCGGAGGGCGCCGTCGTCACCCTCGGGCGCGGCGATGTGCCGGTCATCCGCCTGCGGCACTCCCCCGAGCTGCGGCACGCCGCACCGCGACAGGCCGGGCTGTTCCACACGGCGATCCTGTTCGACAGCGAGGCCGCGCTCGCGGCCGCCGTGTACAACGTGGCGACGCGGCACCCGGGATCGTTCACCGGCAGTTCCGACCACCTCGTGAGCAAGGCGTTCTACTTCGACGACCCCGAGCGCAACGGGGTCGAGCTTTACTGGGATCGGGACCGGTCGCAGTGGAGCTGGGTGCACGGACGCATCGAGATGTCGACCCTGTTCCTCGATCCGAACGCGTTCCTGCAGCAGAACCTCACGCAGCAGGCGCTCGACGACCCGAGCACGAGCCGCCCGGTGGTCGGGCACGTGCACCTCTCGGTCGGCGACGTGGATGCGGCACGCGACTTCTACGTCGAGAAACTCGGCTTCGAGACGACGGCCGAACTGCCTGGATCGGCGCTCTTCGTGAGCGCGGGCGGGTACCACCACCACATGGCGATGAACGTGTGGAACAGCGCCGGCGCCGGACGACGTCAGCGTACCCTCGGTCTCGGCCAGGTCGATATCGTCGTGCCGAGTGACGACGACCTCGGCGCACTGACCGAGCGGATGCGGCACTCGGGCGTCGAGGCGCGCGACGACGGTCGCACCGTCGCCTTCGACGATCCGTGGGCGAACCTCATCCGGGTGACCACTCCCGACCGCGGCTGA
- a CDS encoding epoxide hydrolase family protein codes for MSTPTPFSIAIPDSDLDGLHRRLEQTRWSDPVVDADDGSRGISAARLRHLADRWRSEFDWRTREAQLNSLPQFTADLPGQRVHFVHARSEHPDARPLLLLHGWPSTFAEYERVIRPLTAPAAGEPAFHVVAPSLPGFGFSPHVGPGTGDLGRVAGVMVALMDELGYGSYLVHGTDVGAGVAGVLEFVGAGRVAGVHVAGPSPFPLAPAPELPDASEADRRRLDRFTEWQQNGLGYLQLQSTRPSTIGYALVDSPIAQLAWIAEKFDEWSGDGVDDDVILTTASLYWFTGTGATAAHVTFDGMQAFRAFAASGQSAPPAHFVPNGVAVFGADHTVRALVDPQHALPHWSEFDTGGHFPAIEVPELLVGDLRSFARLIDGR; via the coding sequence ATGAGCACACCGACCCCGTTCTCCATCGCCATCCCCGACTCCGATCTCGACGGCCTGCACCGTCGCCTCGAGCAGACCCGCTGGTCCGATCCCGTCGTCGACGCCGACGACGGCAGCCGCGGCATCTCGGCCGCCCGCCTCCGCCACCTCGCCGACCGCTGGCGTTCCGAGTTCGACTGGCGAACGCGTGAAGCGCAGCTGAACTCGCTCCCGCAGTTCACCGCCGACCTGCCCGGCCAGCGGGTGCACTTCGTGCACGCCCGCTCCGAGCATCCGGATGCCCGACCGCTGCTGCTCCTGCACGGCTGGCCCAGCACGTTCGCCGAGTACGAGCGGGTCATCCGGCCGCTGACCGCGCCCGCCGCGGGCGAACCGGCCTTCCACGTGGTCGCCCCTTCGCTGCCCGGATTCGGGTTCTCGCCGCACGTCGGGCCGGGCACCGGCGACCTCGGACGGGTCGCGGGCGTCATGGTCGCTCTCATGGACGAGCTCGGGTACGGCTCCTACCTCGTGCACGGCACGGATGTGGGCGCCGGCGTCGCCGGAGTGCTCGAGTTCGTGGGTGCCGGCCGGGTCGCGGGAGTGCACGTGGCCGGACCGAGTCCGTTCCCGCTCGCCCCCGCTCCCGAACTGCCCGACGCATCCGAAGCCGACCGTCGCCGGCTCGACCGGTTCACCGAGTGGCAGCAGAACGGTCTCGGCTACCTCCAACTGCAGTCCACGCGTCCGTCGACGATCGGCTACGCCCTCGTCGACTCCCCGATCGCCCAGCTGGCGTGGATCGCCGAGAAGTTCGACGAGTGGTCGGGAGACGGCGTCGACGACGACGTCATCCTCACGACCGCGAGCCTCTACTGGTTCACCGGCACCGGAGCGACCGCGGCGCACGTCACCTTCGACGGCATGCAGGCGTTCCGTGCCTTCGCCGCATCCGGGCAGAGCGCGCCGCCGGCCCACTTCGTGCCGAACGGGGTCGCGGTCTTCGGCGCCGACCACACCGTGCGGGCCCTCGTCGACCCGCAGCACGCGCTACCGCACTGGTCGGAGTTCGACACCGGCGGCCACTTCCCCGCGATCGAGGTGCCCGAACTGCTCGTCGGCGACCTGCGCTCGTTCGCCCGCCTGATCGACGGTCGATGA
- a CDS encoding winged helix DNA-binding domain-containing protein, which yields MTSPDRIHARRLALTTLDRQYLLRRAEGSTSEVVRQLVGMQAQAADAPYLGLWSRLEGFALDDLTDLVTLREVVRGSLLRGTQHVALADDYVWLRPLIAPTLARTQRAGWGRVMGDVDLTELARLAREHLAGEQLTRPQLRDRLAVRWPDVHADALGWSAQALVAVVHPPPHGTWRRGGATPFTLAESYLGRALDDRPDPRELVRRYLTGYGPATARDVQAWSGVRGLGEVIDTMGNELRRYVVDGVELVDLADLPLVNDEATPPVRLLPEFDNLMVAFADRSRLMTDAARARVSIGAMVFPTVLVDGRVVALWKLERGADRTVLTVDPLEPLAASTRHEIRDEAERMLAFAAADAERLDVRID from the coding sequence ATGACCTCCCCGGACCGCATCCACGCGCGTCGGCTCGCACTCACGACGCTCGACCGGCAGTACCTGCTGCGCCGGGCGGAAGGGTCGACGAGCGAGGTCGTGCGCCAGCTGGTCGGGATGCAGGCGCAAGCGGCCGATGCGCCCTACCTCGGGTTGTGGTCGCGACTCGAGGGGTTCGCGCTCGACGACCTCACGGACCTCGTGACGCTCCGGGAGGTCGTGCGCGGGTCGCTCCTGCGCGGTACGCAGCATGTCGCGCTCGCCGACGACTACGTGTGGTTACGACCGCTCATCGCGCCGACGCTCGCTCGCACGCAGCGCGCGGGGTGGGGGCGCGTGATGGGCGACGTCGACCTCACGGAACTCGCGCGGCTCGCACGGGAGCACCTCGCCGGGGAGCAGCTCACCCGCCCGCAATTGCGAGATCGTCTCGCCGTCCGGTGGCCCGACGTGCACGCCGACGCGCTCGGCTGGTCGGCGCAAGCACTCGTCGCGGTCGTGCATCCGCCACCCCACGGCACGTGGCGGCGCGGAGGCGCGACCCCGTTCACCCTCGCCGAGTCGTACCTGGGCCGTGCGCTCGACGACCGTCCTGACCCGCGGGAGCTCGTACGCCGCTACCTCACCGGATACGGGCCCGCGACCGCCCGCGATGTGCAGGCGTGGAGCGGCGTGCGCGGGCTCGGCGAGGTGATCGACACGATGGGGAACGAGCTGCGGCGGTACGTGGTGGACGGCGTCGAGCTCGTGGACCTCGCCGACCTGCCGCTCGTGAACGACGAGGCGACCCCGCCGGTGCGGTTGCTGCCCGAGTTCGACAATCTCATGGTCGCCTTCGCCGACCGCTCGCGGCTCATGACCGACGCGGCCCGGGCCCGGGTGTCGATCGGGGCGATGGTCTTCCCGACCGTGCTCGTCGACGGACGGGTGGTGGCCCTCTGGAAGCTCGAGCGCGGAGCCGATCGCACGGTGCTCACCGTCGACCCGCTCGAGCCGCTCGCCGCGAGCACGCGCCACGAGATCCGGGACGAGGCCGAGCGCATGCTCGCCTTCGCCGCCGCGGATGCGGAGCGGCTCGACGTGCGGATCGACTGA